One Pseudomonas sp. AN-1 genomic region harbors:
- a CDS encoding lysozyme inhibitor LprI family protein, translating to MKLIAHCCLPVLLSISLVTPVLAADDGYSPVFSSCMDASGGVTTNMLNCIGNETTVQDARLNQAYKAAMQAIAPEQQTQLRDAQRLWIKYRDANCGLYGSLTGGTIDRINGAGCMLEMTRERAVEIEGIDEP from the coding sequence ATGAAACTCATCGCCCACTGCTGCCTGCCCGTTCTGCTGTCCATCAGCCTCGTCACGCCAGTCCTCGCCGCTGACGACGGCTACTCGCCCGTTTTCTCAAGCTGCATGGACGCCTCCGGCGGCGTCACCACCAACATGTTGAACTGCATCGGCAACGAAACGACGGTGCAGGATGCCCGCCTCAATCAAGCCTACAAGGCCGCCATGCAGGCCATCGCCCCCGAACAGCAGACTCAACTGCGCGATGCACAGCGACTGTGGATCAAGTACCGGGATGCCAATTGCGGGCTGTATGGCAGCCTGACCGGCGGGACAATCGATAGGATCAATGGGGCGGGATGCATGCTGGAGATGACCCGGGAGAGGGCGGTTGAAATCGAGGGCATCGACGAGCCATGA
- a CDS encoding gamma-glutamylcyclotransferase family protein, whose translation MSSISTTHRVAVYGTLKCGLANHGLLRHARYLGETLLHDITLYDLGWFPGAKLESSGGILAEVYGVDESTLAILDHLEGFRPGDPERSLFLRHPVETPLGEAWVYIYNHPVDEFEPMRSGSWWPDH comes from the coding sequence ATGTCATCCATCTCGACAACCCATCGAGTAGCCGTTTATGGAACCCTGAAGTGTGGCCTTGCCAATCATGGCTTGCTCCGGCATGCCCGCTATCTGGGCGAGACGCTGCTCCATGACATCACCCTTTACGATCTCGGCTGGTTCCCCGGGGCCAAGTTGGAATCATCAGGTGGCATTCTGGCCGAAGTTTATGGTGTGGATGAGAGCACCCTGGCGATCCTCGATCACCTCGAAGGCTTTCGGCCGGGAGATCCGGAGCGCAGCCTGTTCCTGCGTCATCCAGTGGAAACTCCATTGGGTGAGGCTTGGGTGTATATCTACAACCATCCGGTTGACGAGTTCGAGCCGATGCGCAGCGGCTCTTGGTGGCCGGATCATTGA
- a CDS encoding sigma-54 dependent transcriptional regulator, with protein MQPIIFIDDEAPIREAVQQWLELSGLSVRTCARAEEALALLDADFPGVVVSDVRMPGMDGLVLLERLQALDPELPVIMVTGHGDVPMAVEAMRQGAYDFIEKPFTPERLLASLQRALDKRRLVGENRALRRQVSERGRIEGQLLGVSPAMVELRRQILELAPTAVNVLIRGETGSGKERVARCLHDFGPRAKQAFVALNCAAIPEQLFESELFGHESGAFTGAQGKRIGRIEHADGGTLFLDEVESLPLAQQAKLLRVLQEKSLERLGSNRSIAVDLRVIGAVKPDLASEVRAGRFREDLFYRLNVAELHIPPLRARREDIPLLFDHFAREAAARHGREPRPLSAAELARLLTHDWPGNVRELANAAERHVLGLGLGRAPAPASPGQSLAEQLDAFEAQCLRQALQQCRGNIAEAMALLQLPRRTLNEKMQRHGISRSEFVRDAEA; from the coding sequence ATGCAACCGATCATCTTCATCGACGACGAGGCGCCGATCCGCGAGGCGGTGCAGCAGTGGCTGGAGCTGTCCGGGCTCAGCGTGCGCACCTGCGCGCGCGCCGAGGAGGCGCTGGCGCTGCTCGACGCCGACTTCCCCGGCGTGGTGGTCAGCGACGTGCGCATGCCCGGCATGGATGGCCTGGTCCTGCTCGAGCGCCTGCAGGCGCTCGATCCCGAGCTGCCGGTGATCATGGTCACCGGCCACGGCGACGTGCCCATGGCGGTGGAAGCCATGCGCCAGGGCGCCTACGACTTCATCGAGAAGCCCTTCACCCCCGAGCGCCTGCTCGCCAGCCTGCAGCGCGCCCTCGACAAGCGCCGGCTGGTCGGCGAGAACCGCGCGCTGCGCCGCCAGGTGAGCGAGCGCGGGCGCATCGAGGGCCAGCTGCTCGGCGTGTCGCCGGCGATGGTCGAGCTGCGCCGGCAGATCCTCGAGCTGGCGCCCACCGCGGTCAACGTGCTGATCCGCGGCGAGACCGGCAGCGGCAAGGAGCGGGTGGCGCGCTGCCTGCACGACTTCGGCCCGCGCGCGAAGCAGGCCTTCGTCGCCCTCAACTGCGCAGCGATCCCCGAGCAGCTGTTCGAGAGCGAGCTGTTCGGCCACGAGAGCGGCGCCTTCACCGGCGCCCAGGGCAAGCGCATCGGCCGCATCGAGCACGCCGACGGCGGCACCCTGTTCCTCGACGAGGTGGAAAGCCTGCCGCTGGCCCAGCAGGCCAAGCTGTTGCGCGTCCTGCAGGAGAAGAGCCTGGAGCGCCTCGGCTCCAACCGCAGCATCGCCGTCGACCTGCGGGTGATCGGCGCGGTCAAGCCCGACCTCGCCAGCGAGGTGCGTGCCGGACGCTTCCGCGAGGACCTCTTCTACCGCCTCAACGTCGCCGAGCTGCACATCCCGCCGCTGCGCGCGCGGCGCGAGGACATCCCCCTGCTGTTCGACCACTTCGCCCGCGAGGCCGCCGCCCGCCACGGCCGCGAGCCGCGCCCGCTGTCCGCCGCCGAGCTGGCGCGCCTGCTGACCCACGACTGGCCGGGCAACGTGCGCGAACTGGCCAACGCCGCCGAACGCCACGTCCTCGGCCTCGGCCTCGGCCGCGCCCCGGCGCCGGCCAGCCCCGGCCAGTCGCTGGCCGAACAGCTCGACGCCTTCGAGGCCCAGTGCCTGCGCCAGGCCTTGCAGCAGTGCCGCGGCAACATCGCCGAGGCCATGGCCCTGCTGCAGCTGCCGCGGCGGACGCTGAACGAGAAGATGCAGCGGCATGGGATCAGCAGGAGTGAGTTCGTCAGGGATGCAGAGGCCTGA
- a CDS encoding sensor histidine kinase, whose protein sequence is MPPTSSRQRVVLVLLLILAGLGVSVWLAGRAAESRQWQERSVEAHNQLELYAQSLRILVERYRAVPAIVAHDSEVQATLRAGNDPRQRLLLNRRLQRLNAEAGSAMLYVLDARGETIAASNWDDPTSFVGNNYAFRPYFQDALRHGSGRYFAVGVTTGVPGYFLSRLVRDDDGTPLGVVALKLEMEELQRGWVGQPGTLLVTDRHGVVILANRPAWRFRHLQGEPGDRPLQPPDARKYAGETLQPLHLQPLRQLDEGAVLQRVDGPDGRHDYLWLRQALVEDDWTLHLLHEAGAADAAVRSAGLAAGGAWLALAFLLLFLVQRHNNRRLRQRSRAELERLVEARTAELRQAQDELVQAAKMAALGQMSAAMAHEINQPLTAMRMQLGSLGLLLARNDAQAVQTCLARIDGLLTRMAALTGHLKTFARNSPGGLRERLQPDSVVDHALLLLEPRIRQDQVLVLRQRNAEAWVEGDAIRLEQVLVNLLHNALDAMVDKDVRELRIDLRRDGADWLLSVADSGGGIPAEALARVFEPFFTTKPVGDGLGLGLAVSYGIVRELGGQLEARNAGDGALFSLRLPAVAAPGTLPAAQQE, encoded by the coding sequence ATGCCGCCGACCTCCTCGCGCCAGCGCGTCGTCCTCGTCCTCCTGCTGATCCTCGCCGGCCTGGGCGTCAGCGTCTGGCTGGCCGGGCGCGCCGCGGAAAGCCGCCAGTGGCAGGAGCGCAGCGTCGAGGCGCACAACCAGCTGGAGCTGTACGCACAGTCGCTGCGCATCCTGGTCGAGCGCTACCGCGCCGTGCCGGCGATCGTCGCCCACGACAGCGAGGTGCAGGCCACCCTGCGCGCCGGCAACGACCCTCGGCAGCGCCTGCTGCTCAACCGGCGCCTGCAGCGCCTCAACGCCGAGGCCGGCTCGGCGATGCTCTACGTCCTCGACGCCCGCGGCGAGACCATCGCCGCCAGCAACTGGGACGATCCGACCAGCTTCGTCGGCAACAACTACGCCTTCCGCCCCTACTTCCAGGACGCCCTGCGCCACGGCAGCGGCCGCTACTTCGCGGTCGGCGTGACCACCGGGGTGCCCGGCTACTTCCTCTCCCGGCTGGTGCGCGACGACGACGGCACGCCGCTCGGCGTGGTGGCGCTCAAGCTGGAGATGGAGGAGCTGCAGCGCGGCTGGGTCGGCCAGCCGGGCACCCTGCTGGTCACCGACCGCCACGGCGTGGTGATCCTCGCCAACCGTCCGGCCTGGCGCTTCCGCCACCTGCAGGGCGAGCCGGGCGACCGTCCGCTGCAGCCGCCGGACGCCCGCAAGTACGCCGGCGAGACTCTGCAGCCGCTGCACCTGCAGCCGCTGCGCCAACTCGACGAGGGCGCCGTGCTGCAGCGCGTCGACGGCCCGGACGGCCGCCACGACTACCTGTGGTTGCGCCAGGCGCTGGTCGAGGACGACTGGACCCTGCACCTGCTGCACGAGGCCGGCGCGGCGGACGCCGCGGTGCGCAGCGCCGGCCTGGCCGCCGGCGGCGCCTGGCTGGCGCTGGCCTTCCTCCTGCTGTTCCTCGTCCAGCGCCACAACAACCGCCGCCTGCGCCAGCGCTCGCGCGCCGAGCTGGAGCGCCTGGTCGAGGCGCGCACCGCCGAGCTGCGCCAGGCCCAGGACGAGCTGGTGCAGGCGGCCAAGATGGCCGCGCTGGGGCAGATGTCCGCCGCCATGGCCCACGAGATCAACCAGCCGCTGACCGCCATGCGCATGCAGCTGGGCAGCCTCGGCCTGCTGCTGGCGCGCAACGACGCGCAGGCGGTGCAGACCTGCCTGGCGCGCATCGACGGCCTGCTGACGCGCATGGCCGCGCTCACCGGCCACCTGAAGACCTTCGCCCGCAACAGCCCCGGCGGTCTGCGCGAGCGCCTGCAGCCGGACAGCGTGGTCGACCACGCCCTGCTGCTGCTCGAGCCGCGCATCCGCCAGGACCAGGTGCTGGTGCTGCGCCAGCGCAATGCCGAGGCCTGGGTCGAGGGCGACGCCATCCGTCTCGAGCAGGTGCTGGTCAACCTGCTGCACAATGCCCTCGACGCCATGGTGGACAAGGACGTGCGCGAGCTGCGCATCGACCTGCGCCGCGACGGCGCCGACTGGCTGCTGAGCGTGGCCGACAGCGGCGGCGGAATCCCGGCCGAGGCGCTGGCGCGGGTGTTCGAGCCGTTCTTCACCACCAAGCCGGTGGGCGACGGCCTGGGCCTCGGCCTTGCCGTGTCCTACGGCATCGTCCGCGAGCTGGGCGGCCAGCTCGAAGCGCGCAACGCCGGCGACGGCGCGCTGTTCAGCCTGCGCCTGCCGGCCGTGGCGGCGCCGGGTACACTGCCGGCAGCGCAGCAGGAGTGA
- a CDS encoding LysR family transcriptional regulator: MRRKIPSTAALVAFESAARHQSFTKAAEELALTQSAVCRQIAALEAFLGVELFRRTRRGVRLTEEGLSYGRRIAAQLDAVERDTLAVMGQQGSTSLELAVVPTFATQWLLPRLKDFQRLHPEVTVNLTNRTRPFLFADTEFDAALYFGDADWPGTAADFLMRENPVPVCSPELVAPHTSLDARAIAALPLLQQTTRPYAWRQWFGSLGLQVEGDMRGPRYELFSMLAQAAMHGMGVALIPPLLIQRELAEGRLIVPLQHAYLSDKAYYLIVPERKAESAALRAFRDWLLETAQAYRREHGLE, from the coding sequence ATGCGTCGCAAGATCCCCAGCACCGCCGCGCTGGTCGCCTTCGAGTCGGCGGCGCGCCACCAGAGCTTCACCAAGGCCGCCGAGGAGCTGGCGCTGACCCAGAGCGCGGTGTGCCGGCAGATCGCCGCGCTGGAGGCGTTCCTCGGCGTCGAGCTGTTCCGCCGCACCCGCCGCGGCGTGCGCCTGACCGAGGAGGGCCTGTCCTACGGCCGGCGCATCGCTGCCCAGCTCGACGCGGTGGAGCGCGACACCCTGGCGGTGATGGGCCAGCAGGGCAGCACCAGCCTGGAGCTGGCGGTGGTGCCGACCTTCGCCACCCAGTGGCTGCTGCCGCGCCTCAAGGACTTCCAGCGTCTGCATCCCGAGGTCACCGTCAACCTGACCAACCGCACCCGGCCGTTCCTGTTCGCCGACACCGAGTTCGACGCCGCGCTGTACTTCGGCGACGCCGACTGGCCGGGCACCGCCGCCGACTTCCTGATGCGCGAGAACCCGGTGCCGGTGTGCAGCCCCGAGCTGGTCGCTCCGCACACCAGCCTCGACGCCCGGGCGATCGCCGCCCTGCCGCTGCTGCAGCAGACCACCCGGCCCTACGCCTGGCGCCAGTGGTTCGGCTCGCTTGGCCTGCAGGTCGAGGGCGACATGCGCGGGCCGCGCTACGAGCTGTTCTCCATGCTCGCCCAGGCCGCCATGCACGGCATGGGTGTGGCGCTGATCCCGCCGCTGTTGATCCAGCGCGAGCTGGCCGAGGGCCGCCTGATCGTGCCGCTGCAGCACGCCTACCTGAGCGACAAGGCCTACTACCTGATCGTCCCCGAGCGCAAGGCCGAGTCGGCGGCGCTGCGCGCCTTCCGCGACTGGCTGCTCGAGACGGCGCAGGCCTACCGCCGCGAGCACGGCCTGGAATGA
- a CDS encoding acyl-CoA dehydrogenase: MAANARFNWEDPLLLDQQLTDEERMVRDSAQKFAADKLAPRVLEAFRHEHTDPAIFREMGETGLLGATIPVEYGGSGLNYVCYGLIAREVERIDSGYRSMMSVQSSLVMVPINEFGTEAQKQKYLPKLASGEWIGCFGLTEPNHGSDPGSMITRAKKVDGGYRLTGSKMWITNSPIADVFVVWAKDDAGDIRGFVLEKGWQGLSAPAIHGKVGLRASITGEIVMDNVFVPEENMFPEVRGLKGPFTCLNSARYGIAWGALGAAEACWHTARQYVLDRQQFGRPLAANQLIQKKLADMQTEITLALQGCLRLGRMKDEGTAAVEITSIMKRNSCGKALDIARLARDMLGGNGISDEFGVARHLVNLEVVNTYEGTHDIHALILGRAQTGIQAFF, encoded by the coding sequence ATGGCTGCCAACGCCCGCTTCAACTGGGAAGACCCGCTGCTGCTCGACCAGCAACTGACCGACGAGGAACGCATGGTGCGCGACAGCGCGCAGAAGTTCGCCGCCGACAAGCTGGCGCCGCGGGTGCTGGAAGCCTTCCGCCACGAGCACACCGACCCGGCGATCTTCCGCGAGATGGGCGAGACCGGCCTGCTCGGCGCGACCATCCCGGTCGAGTACGGCGGCAGCGGCCTCAACTACGTGTGCTACGGCCTGATCGCCCGCGAGGTCGAGCGCATCGACTCCGGCTACCGCTCGATGATGAGCGTGCAGTCCTCCCTGGTGATGGTGCCGATCAACGAGTTCGGCACTGAGGCGCAGAAGCAGAAGTACCTGCCGAAGCTGGCCAGCGGCGAGTGGATCGGCTGCTTCGGCCTGACCGAGCCGAACCACGGCTCCGACCCGGGCTCGATGATCACCCGCGCCAAGAAGGTCGACGGCGGCTACCGGCTGACCGGCAGCAAGATGTGGATCACCAACAGCCCGATCGCCGACGTGTTCGTGGTCTGGGCCAAGGACGACGCCGGCGACATCCGCGGCTTCGTGCTGGAGAAGGGCTGGCAGGGTCTGTCCGCCCCGGCGATCCACGGCAAGGTCGGCCTGCGCGCCTCGATCACCGGCGAGATCGTCATGGACAACGTGTTCGTGCCGGAAGAGAACATGTTCCCCGAGGTACGCGGCCTCAAGGGCCCGTTCACCTGCCTGAACTCGGCACGCTACGGCATCGCCTGGGGTGCGCTGGGTGCCGCCGAGGCCTGCTGGCACACCGCCCGCCAGTACGTGCTGGACCGCCAGCAGTTCGGCCGCCCGCTGGCCGCCAACCAGCTGATCCAGAAGAAGCTGGCCGACATGCAGACCGAGATCACCCTGGCCCTGCAGGGCTGCCTGCGCCTGGGCCGGATGAAGGACGAGGGCACCGCGGCGGTGGAGATCACCTCGATCATGAAGCGCAACAGCTGCGGCAAGGCGCTGGACATCGCCCGCCTGGCCCGCGACATGCTGGGCGGCAACGGCATCAGCGACGAGTTCGGCGTGGCGCGGCATCTGGTCAACCTCGAGGTGGTCAACACCTACGAGGGCACCCACGACATCCACGCGCTGATCCTCGGCCGCGCGCAGACCGGCATCCAGGCGTTCTTCTGA
- a CDS encoding CaiB/BaiF CoA-transferase family protein, which yields MSGALANIRVLDLSRVLAGPWAGQMLADLGADVIKVERPGSGDDTRHWGPPFLKDAEGRDTREAAYYLCANRNKRSLTVDFTQPEGQRLIRELAAQSDVLLENFKVGGLAAYGLDYQSLKAINPRLIYCSITGFGQQGPYAQRAGYDFMIQGLGGLMSLTGRAADEEGAGPVKVGVALTDILTGLHASVAVLAALNHRHASGEGQHIDLALLDVQVACLANQALNYLTTGVAPRRLGNAHPNIVPYQDFPTADGDFILTVGNDGQFRRFCEVAGHPEWADDPRFANNSARVAHRGELIPLIRQATVFRTTAEWVAALEEAGVPCGPINDLAQVFADPQVLARGMRVDLAHPLAGSAPGVASPLRLSATPVEYRNAPPLLGEHTETILAERLGLDGETIADLRARGVI from the coding sequence ATGTCCGGCGCCTTGGCCAATATCCGCGTCCTCGACCTGTCCCGCGTGCTGGCCGGCCCCTGGGCCGGGCAGATGCTCGCCGACCTCGGCGCCGACGTCATCAAGGTGGAACGCCCGGGCTCGGGTGACGACACCCGCCACTGGGGCCCGCCGTTCCTCAAGGACGCCGAGGGCCGCGACACCCGCGAGGCGGCCTACTACCTGTGCGCCAACCGCAACAAGCGCTCGCTGACCGTCGACTTCACCCAGCCGGAAGGCCAGCGCCTGATCCGCGAGCTGGCGGCGCAGTCGGACGTGCTGCTGGAGAACTTCAAGGTCGGCGGCCTGGCCGCCTACGGCCTCGACTACCAGAGCCTGAAGGCGATCAATCCGCGGCTGATCTACTGCTCGATCACCGGCTTCGGCCAGCAGGGGCCCTACGCCCAGCGCGCCGGCTACGACTTCATGATCCAGGGCCTCGGCGGGCTGATGAGCCTGACCGGGCGCGCCGCCGACGAGGAGGGCGCCGGGCCGGTGAAGGTCGGCGTGGCGCTGACCGACATCCTCACCGGCCTGCACGCCAGCGTGGCGGTGCTCGCCGCGCTCAACCACCGCCACGCCAGCGGCGAGGGCCAGCATATCGACCTGGCCCTGCTCGACGTGCAGGTGGCCTGCCTGGCCAACCAGGCGCTGAACTACCTGACCACCGGCGTGGCGCCGCGCCGCCTGGGCAACGCCCACCCGAACATCGTGCCGTACCAAGATTTCCCCACCGCCGACGGCGACTTCATCCTTACCGTCGGCAACGACGGCCAGTTCCGCCGCTTCTGCGAGGTCGCCGGCCATCCGGAGTGGGCGGACGATCCGCGCTTCGCCAACAACAGCGCGCGGGTCGCCCACCGCGGCGAGCTGATCCCGCTGATCCGCCAGGCCACGGTGTTCAGGACCACCGCCGAATGGGTCGCCGCGCTGGAGGAGGCCGGCGTGCCGTGCGGGCCGATCAACGACCTGGCGCAGGTGTTCGCCGACCCGCAGGTGCTGGCCCGCGGCATGCGGGTCGACCTGGCGCACCCGCTGGCCGGCAGCGCGCCCGGGGTGGCCAGTCCGCTGCGCCTGTCGGCCACCCCGGTGGAATACCGCAACGCGCCGCCGCTGCTCGGCGAGCACACCGAAACGATCCTGGCCGAGCGCCTGGGCCTGGACGGCGAGACGATCGCCGACCTGCGCGCACGCGGCGTCATCTGA
- a CDS encoding DOPA 4,5-dioxygenase family protein, translating to MHELDPAAIRGWHAHVYFDAQTLEQARTLCEAAAARFPGLKMGRVHERPVGPHPDWSCQLAFRAELFAAVLPWLALNRGGLTVFAHPITGEDLADHRDRAVWLGSVRPLDLSVLPESSVVYDL from the coding sequence ATGCACGAACTCGACCCCGCCGCGATCCGCGGCTGGCACGCCCACGTCTACTTCGACGCGCAGACCCTCGAACAGGCCCGCACGCTCTGCGAGGCGGCGGCCGCGCGCTTTCCCGGCCTGAAGATGGGCCGCGTCCACGAGCGGCCGGTCGGCCCGCATCCGGACTGGAGCTGCCAGCTTGCCTTCCGCGCCGAGCTGTTCGCCGCGGTGCTGCCGTGGCTGGCGCTCAACCGCGGCGGTCTCACCGTGTTCGCCCATCCGATCACCGGCGAGGATCTCGCCGACCACCGCGACCGTGCCGTCTGGCTCGGCAGCGTGCGGCCGCTGGACCTCTCCGTGCTGCCGGAGAGCTCGGTGGTCTACGACCTCTGA